The Monodelphis domestica isolate mMonDom1 chromosome 7, mMonDom1.pri, whole genome shotgun sequence genome window below encodes:
- the PRM1 gene encoding sperm protamine P1, which translates to MARYRRRSRSRSRSRYGRRRRRSRSRRRRSRRRRRRRGRRGRGYHRRSPHRRRRRRRR; encoded by the exons ATGGCAAGATATAGAAGACGCAGCAGGAGCCGGAGTAGGAGCAGATATGGACGCCGGAGGAGACGCAGCCGTAGTcggaggaggagaagcaggaggagaagaagaaggagaggaaggagaggcagaG GGTACCACAGGAGATCTCCTCATCGTCGTCGTAGGAGAAGAAGAAGATAA